One segment of Cutaneotrichosporon cavernicola HIS019 DNA, chromosome: 4 DNA contains the following:
- the SMC2 gene encoding uncharacterized protein (SMC proteins Flexible Hinge Domain), whose translation MRIEELILDGFKSYPVRTTISGFDESFNAITGLNGSGKSNILDAICFVLGITNMTSVRAGNLMDLIYKRGQAGVTKASVTIVFNNQDRSKSPVGFENTPQITVTRQIAVGNVSKYLLNGHKSTLQTIQNLFQSVQLNINNPNFLIMQGKITKVLNMKPAEILGMVEEAAGTRMFEERKDKAVKTMSKKDKKVEEISTLLREEIEPKLEKLRAEKRSYLEYQKATSELERLTRLVKAYEWRLVVDKLEKSGASLEQKHNDIAAAKEDITRGGEECKVMEKELQEIEASRAKEMAKGGKMQALADAVNELERELVKINTQLEIKESTVADDAKRVEGANSSVAETKDTLAAKKETSEKDAMAYAELKEAYDAGVKDLERTERLLESLITGLSSSKGDEDGSAGGYMGELAEAKALLTAAGTEAEQAKVKIGLAEREIKDKEPRAKKAEKEGEGLVKELAAKRTEVDQLRARVKASGWDEDKERSLLERQAEHGQKIAQLSEKRDTIKSRLALLDFEYTDPYPNFDRNKVKGLVATLVDLDETNYSCSTALEICAGGRLYNVVVDDAKTGAALLGQGKMRKRVTIIPLNKINAFRLSAQTIATAQKVAPGKVNLALDLIGCDEEINAAMAYVFGNVFVCKDKESAKAVTFNKAIGVRSVTLEGDVYDPSGSLSGGAAPSSSGVLVKVQELRSIEKQIAAHKKELEAASHELDSAKKVIAQWRKDKRAVDLCAHEVTLLEEQVNGSNATKIIGEVEAARKTLAELKAIIELAKEKQKAASADIKRIEKEMDSFQNDKPTKIKELKADIANKKKELGKKTTQVKMRQKEVQTAELQIQQLESDLEAAGAEVKEAVAAEATSKAELAELGQQLKVQQAEHKAAEARFKAERALIARFDNEVNDLERDIKAKKQEITDDELSLKKLEHDLGLAKKERSSSEAAKENLEKQFPWILDEQQFFGKPGSPYDFNGVNLAQAREQCRELETQHKGMGRKINTKVMNMIDNVEKKESGLHKMMSTVLKDKAKIEATIVELDHYKRDALAKTWEKVNGDFGLIFAELLPGNFAKLQPSEGQDLTEGLEVKVRLGPVWKASLTELSGGQRSLIALSLIMSLLQFKPAPMYILDEIDAALDLQHTQHIGQLFRNRFKGSQFIVVSLKEGLFTNANVLFRTRFRDGTSIVERTATRSASVYDKENDESQTQSQSQPAPKRRGGGARVPLVVR comes from the exons ATGAGGATTGAAGAACTCATCCTAGACG GCTTCAAGTCATACCCAGTCCGAACGACCATCTCAG GCTTTGATGAGTCGTTCAACGCGATCACCGGCCTCAACGGCTCCGGGAAATccaacatcctcgacgccatctGCTTCGTGCTGGGCATCACCAACATGACCTCT GTCCGCGCTGGCAACCTCATGGACCTGATCTACAAGCG TGGCCAGGCTGGTGTTACAAAGGCGTCCGTCACCATTGTGTTCAACAACCAGGATCGCTCAAAGAGCCCAGTCGGCTTCGAGAACACTCCGCAGATCACAGTTACTCGACAG ATCGCGGTCGGCAACGTGTCCAAGTACCTTCTCAACGGCCACAAGTCGACTCTCCAGACTATCCAGAACCTGTTCCAGTCTGTGCAActcaacatcaacaaccCCAACTTCCTCATCATGCAAGGCAAGATCACCAAGGTGCTCAACATGAAGCCCGCTGAGATCCTCGGcatggtcgaggaggccgctgGGACGAGGATGTTCGAAGAACGCAAGGATAAGGCTGTCAAAACAATGTcgaagaaggacaagaaggtcgaggagatctCTACG CTGCTCCGTGAAGAGATCGagcccaagctcgagaaACTGCGTGCCGAGAAGCGCTCATATCTGGAGTATCAGAAGGCCACGagtgagcttgagcgcctcaCCCGCCTGGTTAAGGCATACGAATGgcgtctcgtcgtcgacaagctcgagaagTCTGGCGCCTCGCTCGAGCAGAAGCACAATGACATCGCAGCAGCCAAAGAGGACATCACCcgcggcggtgaggagTGCAAGGTCATGGAGAAGGAACTGCAGGAGATTGAGGCGAGTAGGGCCAAG GAGATGGCCAAGGGGGGCAAGATGCAGGCGCTGGCAGACGCGGTaaacgagctcgagcgcgagctggtcAAGATCAACACGCAGCTCGAGATCAAAGAGTCTACGGTTGCCGATGACGccaagcgcgtcgagggTGCTAACAGCTCCGTCGCTGAGACCAAGGACACCCTCGCTGCGAAGAAGGAGACCTCGGAGAAGGATGCAATGGCATACGCCGAACTCAAAGAGGCGTACGACGCCGGCGTCAAGGATCTTGAACGGACAGAGCGGCTCCTCGAGTCTCTTATCACTGGTCTCTCGTCATCAaagggcgacgaggatggcaGCGCCGGTGGCTACATGGGTGAACTGGCTGAAGCCAAGGCTCTTCTCACAGCCGCCGGCACCGAGGCTGAGCaggccaaggtcaagatcggcctcgccgagcgcgagatcaaggacaaggagccTCGTGCCAAGAAagccgagaaggagggcgagggcctcgtcaaggaaCTTGCCGCCAAGCGCACCGAGGTTGACCAGCTGCGAGCCCGCGTGAAGGCGAGCGGctgggacgaggacaaggagcgcTCCttgctcgagcgccaggCCGAGCACGGCCAGAAGATTGCCCAACTGTCCGAGAAGCGCGATACAATCAAGTCACGCCTCGCGTTGCTCGACTTTGAATACACCGACCCGTACCCGAACTTTGACAGGAACAAGGTCAAGGGTCTCGTCGCAACccttgtcgacctcgacgagacgaACTACTCTTGCTCGACTGCACTTGAGATCTGTGCGGGTGGCCGACTGTACAACGTCGTTGTAGACGACGCGAAAACGGGCGCCGCACTTCTCGGCCAGGGCAAGATGCGCAAGCGCGTTACCATCATCCCTCTCAACAAGATCAACGCGTTCCGCTTGTCGGCCCAGACCATTGCGACGGCTCAGAAGGTCGCACCTGGTAAGGTCAACCTCGCGCTTGACTTGATCGGctgcgacgaggagatcaaCGCCGCCATGGCGTACGTGTTTGGCAACGTGTTCGTGtgcaaggacaaggagtCAGCCAAGGCCGTGACGTTTAACAAAGCGATCGGCGTCAGGTCCGTCACCCTCGAGGGGGACGTGTACGACCCTTCTGGCTCCCTCTCCGGTGGTGCGGCACCCTCTAGCTCCGGTGTCCTTGTCAAAGTCCAAGAGTTGCGCAGCATCGAGAAGCAGATTGCGGCACAcaagaaggagctcgaAGCAGCGTCGCACGAGCTTGATTCGGCCAAGAAGGTTATCGCACAGTGGCGCAAGGACAAGCGTGCCGTCGACTTGTGTGCTCACGAGGTCACCCTCCTCGAAGAGCAAGTGAACGGCAGTAACGCTACCAAG ATCATCGGTGAGGTGGAGGCTGCACGCAAGACTCTGGCCGAGCTTAAGGCCATCATCGAGctggccaaggagaagcaAAAGGCAGCATCCGCAGATATCAAGCGgatcgagaaggagatggacTCGTTCCAGAATGACAAGCCTACGAAGATTAAGGAGTTGAAGGCCGATATTGCCAACAAGAAAaaggagctcggcaagaAGACGACGCAGGTCAAGATGCGCCAGAAGGAGGTGCAGACTGCCGAACTTCAGATCCAGCAGCTTGAGTCGGATCTCGAAGCTGCCGGAGcagaggtcaaggaggccgtTGCGGCAGAGGCCACGAGTAAGGcggagctcgccgagctgggccaACAGCTCAAGGTGCAGCAGGCAGAGcacaaggccgccgaggccagattcaaggccgagcgcgccttGATCGCTCGCTTCGACAACGAGGTTAACGATCTCGAGCGGGAcatcaaggccaagaagcaggAGATaaccgacgacgagctctcTCTAAAGaagctcgagcacgacctGGGCCTGGCGAAGAAGGAGCGTTCGTCGTCggaggcggccaaggagaaccTGGAGAAGCAGTTCCCCTGGATCCTGGACGAGCAGCAGTTCTTTGGCAAGCCCGGCTCGCCATACGATTTCAACGgcgtcaacctcgcccaggcgcgcgagcaatgccgcgagctcgagacgcAACACAAGGGCATGGGTCGCAAGATCAACACCAAGGTCATGAACATGATCGACAacgtcgagaagaaggagtCGGGACTGCACAAGATGATGAGCACggtgctcaaggacaaAGCCAAGATCGAGGCGACgatcgtcgagctcgaccacTATaagcgcgacgcgctggccAAGACGTGGGAGAAGGTCAACGGTGACTTTGGCCTCATCTTCGCCGAGCTCCTACCCGGCAACTTTGCCAAGCTTCAACCCTCGGAGGGGCAGGACCTGACtgagggcctcgaggtcaaggtccGTCTCGGGCCCGTTTGGAAGGCGTCTCTCACCGAGCTGTCGGGCGGGCAGCGCTCACTCATCGCTCTCTCCCTCATCATGTCGCTGCTCCAGTTCAAGCCCGCACCGATGTATAttctcgacgagatcgatgccgcgctcgacctaCAGCACACGCAGCACATTGGACAGCTGTTCCGCAACCGCTTCAAGGGGAGCCAGTTTATTGTGGTTTCCCTCAAGGAGGGCCTGTTCACCAACGCCAATGTTCTGTTCCGCACGCGCTTCCGCGATGGTACATCAATCGTAGAGCGTACCGccacgcgctcggcgtcggtgtACGACAAGGAGAACGACGAGAGCCAGACCCAGTCCCAGAGTCAGCCGGCACCAAAGCGAcgtggtggcggtgcgAGGGTACCCCTTGTCGTGCGATAG